The DNA sequence tagtatcaatccacatagcgacgacgcctaggatagcgtaagggtttggtgaagtccagagatcaaaggagatagagatcctactccgtgaatggtgtaggtcctccctaagctgttgcttcttcgatatgaatgcattcattacccagcttcggatagtcttcgcagccttcgggaggtggttgagtagtgccggatttaaaaagaggagtagttcacgaaagtactggttctctaattgaaagaaggcgatatggcagtacacaatccaacgaattagaagctctttaaacttctctactgactccttccagaaaaagatgctggaagcagccccatccttttgctggtcgattatagacttccgtacagaaccctttcgcttgatgccactctggggatcaatctggtgcttctgttccaggtgattccggatcctagaagtgccattgatgacaaacaactcttgcttgctcttcccaaccctgcactcatggcagtaatacacctctttcttatcgctatctcgaatgtattggagtccgtacttccagatgtgtgatgtaccttgacggaaatccttccttgcaattattgcacgtttcacgtacgtgataccgccctgcacgaactcatctggagattcgtgatattgaataggagtgggtgatagtataggggtgggtgatgacgtggggataggagatggagtaagagacgttaaatctagtcttataatattcgatggggacggtgaggttggtgttgaaggctccataacaatagtatataagtaggttgttaaggacttgattgttctatgtaagtagaagacttaccttgatcttaatgactcatattgtgctaaattttctggctagattagtctaagatctagtcacgtggacctatttatagccggaccggtccgatcatctagaccggtccgaccacggtctcaaaaaatcgccagaccagaccaagtcttggcggtctagaccagaccaagaccaagtcagaccagaccattccgatcactgagtacgaccaaggagaagagtcAGATGCTTATTAACTGCCGCGTTACGGGATACATATGGGATTTCTATCTTAGTGACAACCGAACGGCAAGAGTCATCCTTAAAAGCCTTAAGATGTTCGTCACCTTTATGATGAATCAATTTGGTATAACGGTAAAGGTTATTGAGACGGACAACGAGATATTTTCCGTGAAGCCAGAGGTCGCCAGATGGTGCAGAACAAGAGGTATAGTACTCGAGCCTTCCGCCCCCGATACGCAAGCgcaaaacggaggagccgaacgctcagggggtgtggtAAAAGAAAAGGGTCGAGCAATGCGACTCGATGCACATCTGCCGTGGGACCAATGGCCGGAAATCGCCCGGACCGCCGTCTACCTACACAACAGGACGCCGAAATATCAGAACCGCTGGAGATCTCCATACGAGATGTTCTTCACGGCAATCGCTTTCCAGAATGGAGTTGTTACATCACCACGCAAGCCCAACCTGTCGCATTTACGAGCGTACGGCTGTAAGGCATTTGCGATGACGGATGACAcgaagcgaggaaaaggaCGTCTACAGAGATTTGACCCGAAAGCCTGGATAGGGTACTTAGTTGGTTACCGTTCGACGAACATATTCCGAATTTGGGTACCATCTATAGGCAAGGTCAttagcactcgcgacgttgTATTCGACGAGGAAGTCGTATATAGTGGAGAGCATAAAGAGGTTATGGACAATCTTATGCATAGCACTACAGAGGAGATAGCAGCATGGATTCGAACTATTGAACTGCCCCTGGACCAAATCCCACACGGGAAGAACTTGGAACTTTCTACGAAGATGAGACCATTGCTAGAGCGCCGGAAAATGGGCGGCTCGAGTATGATGAGGCGGGAAGGAAGGTAGTACCTTATCCGACGCCACCACATACGCCCCCACCGGCAGCACTGCTTGCTCAAATGCTAACTAATGTGGAACACCCCTTCAGGGACGATGATaccggaggctacggcctacaatccgaagagactgcctacgggaaacaaggtcttgacactagctacggcgaacatggtgtacagactggcgcacagcgcgaacatggtctatccgcaggcgttccacgcgaacaatgcgatgccggaggctacggcctacaatccgaagagactgcctacgggaaacaaggtcttgacactagctacggcgaacatggtgtacagactggcgcacagcgcgaacatggtctatccgcaggcgttccacgcgaacaatgcgatgccggaggctacggcctacaatccgaagagactgcctacgggaaacaaggtcttgacactagctacggcaAACAAGGTCTCGCGAGTGGTATCCTCCATCCGGAACACAGGATGTTGAAGGAGCCATGGGcagcacagtccgcaacaatcaattaagtgggtcctagaaggttcagattggattgattgattaccgctttaagcctagtagttacctataggagtttaagccctacctagataggtaagtgggtctaggagagtgaccggattgaattgattgttgcggagtctaatgGGCAGCCGCCTTTATGGCAGGCACCAAGGCAGGAAACGTTCAAAACTTGGCAGGAgagcgactggacaaggcaaAGCTTGAGCGTATGATGCGAAACGGCAAGAAGCCTCATCGCAGCCAGCTGCCACCGCCTCCCCAAGCGAACGGCCTGCGAGAGGATCACGAGTTGTTCTATTTTTTCAAAGAGGCTGAGATTACACATCTCCATAGCCACAAGGAAACCAGATCCTGGTCAGAGGTCCCGGCGAAGACGGCTCGGAAGACCGACCAGCAGGTACTGGACTcaatgtgggtatacacctacaaattTGACAAGCACCATCGATTCCAGAAGTGTAAGGCGCGATTGGTAGTGCGTGGAGACCAGCAACGAAATGTCACCGCACAAGAaacctacgctgctacactGGCCGGAAGATCGTTTCGGATGCTAGTGTCGATTGCGGCCCGGTTTGACCTAGAGctgaagcaatacgacgtatCGAACGCCTTCGTCAACGCAGATATTGATCGAACAGTGTACATGCGGATGCCCCCAGGATACAGGAAGCAGGGAACAATACTGCAACTAAACAAAGCGCTGTACGGCCTACGGATCTCGCCATTGCTCTGGCAAAGACACTTCACTGCCTTCCTTCTAGAAATCGGGTTCTCGCCAGTTCCCCACGAACCTTGCTGCATGATCCGAGACGGAGTgttcatcttcttttatGTTGATGACATTATCCTTGCCTCTTCGAAACGGCACGCGGAAGTAGCTCGGAAAGTGGAAGAGGAACTGAAACAGCGATACAACCTGACCGGAGGAAAGGATTTGCAGTGGTTTTTAGGAGTAGAAGTTATACGGGACCGAGAGAAGCGAAAGATCTGGCTGTCACAGAAAGCTtatgttgagaagattgcacgGCTGGCAACGAACAAGGACCAACGACACAACACACCAATGGCTAGAGTCGAACTAGTTGCACGTGAGGGTTTGGCGACTCCTGGAGAGATTAACTTGTAtcaacgcaagattggatcgttactcttcgccgccgtcaaCACCCGACCCGATGTCGCATTCCCAGTATCACGACTCGCCCGGTTCCTCACAAACCCTGGTCCACTACATCAAGAAGCCGCTGACCGAGTGCTGTTGTACCTGGAGTCAACCAAGCTTCTATCCTTATCATTCGGAGGAGACGACCAATTGGTAGTAGCTAGCGATGCATCCTTTGCGGACAACACCGCGGATCGCAAGAGCTCCCAAGGGTACGTTATCAAGCTATTTGGAGGACTGATCGCATGGAGGGCGAACAAACAAGATACCATCACGACATCTACGACCGAAGCAGAACTCCTCGCGCTATCGCAAGTGGCTAAGGAGTCCATGTTTGTGCGGATGCTGCTAGAGGAGCTTCGGGTAGAGTTGACGGAGAAGACAATTACGATACAGTGCGATAATACGCAGACGATCCGGCTGATCAACGAGGAGATCTCTCAGCTGACGACGAAACTCCGTCACGTGGACAtccacaatcactggctgAGGCAAGAGGCAAAGCGAAAGTCTATCAGAGTCGTGTATGTACCGTCTGGCGAAATGCTCGCCGAtcacagatgtcaatgagcaagctgagcgagctcagccaattggcttgctcagccaattgagcggaggccagcagctcgctcggccagacttgctatcagtcaggtaactcagttcgaactgactgaactgactgccaagactcagttcagtcagtcagttcttgaggcagctggacgtcagtccagtcagttcagaagcctccagactgactgaactgactgacgttagactgacgttagctgtttttaaagcagtattttagagttgtgaaagccacatttagtgcggcttcgaagccgcgctagtcctagatataaagacactaatcctatataagttaaagcatctagctttaagctaattagagtttgcggaaatgcgctacccggtgcgcacctagtaagcctttcgcgtcgcgtcgcgtcgcgtctgctatacacacgacgctagactactgttgccataatacttcttggtgtacttcatgtctactccctctaattcaggccttcgccgccttgtagaatgcgacaagcgcaattctcctctaccatcgctatcaaacgcgcctactgttggcgatactgcgagcgaggcccaggctgatgagcccttggcagtacaggcggacttccccaacgacggcgacgacgacgacgacgacgacaattacgacgggcttgattttaagcgtgtgccgtatcttgagcggcgccaggttgagcgtaatagtcgcggtgggccaaaaagctggatctaccgccacggctgggccgtctggcaccgcaagtacaagaaaaactactggctttgccggtactgccatcaacgacggaagcaggaggcttgctacgaggctgacagcactacaaacgccggccgacacctctcaagcaacaagcctggacactcacacggacctaacggacctgtaccaattgctagccggagggcaatattatgggcgcgctcgcaaagtcccaagtatatattatgaggtctaaagggatagaagtatcgcaagaggtagcaaacgagatagcagcaagcttttcaacctctcgatttcaggacgcgctgaaggactgggtagtcgcggacaaccagagccttcgcgtaatagaaacgccgcagtttcgagccatgattgcggccgtgagcccgctagccgaagctctcctttggcgtagccactaaacgctccacgatcatattattactgagtacaatacatacatactagctgttgccaactaccttcgcgaagcccggtcgcttatacacgtgtcattcgacaactggacttcaactggtgggcagtatgcttttactggcctctgcgtacattaccttaacagcgagggcaagctagttgaccacctgcttgggttgcctgagctacacggggcgcacactggcaataatattgccgctgcagcaacaacaatacttcggctatttggcgttgacaacgcgagggttgggtactttgtgcttgacaacgcaagtaacaatgatactgcagttgagtccttagcagaggagtttggctttatcgcaagcgagcggcggctgcggtgctgctgccatatactcaacctaagcgcacaattagtaatttggggcaaagaccgtagcgcgtacgagaatgaagccgcacaccttgaggaagaggagaagtacatggatgagtggcgcaaatacggtcctgttggcgtcctctttgacgtgattgcgtctatctgtacgcctcaaactcgacaactactagagcgcctacagtgcgaggaggcagagtctctaggtgttacaccccacatccggcagcttgtgaagcctgttaagacacgctggaatagctatttcaacacgtttgtccgtgcagctgagctacacggccctatcgatggctatattgagtgtaaacttgaggagcatagtgctgcaacagcaacctcacgacgccggaagaatcgtgagcagctccctgctgcccagccacggttatatatacgcgaagggggtctaagcggcaaggactgggcgacaataacagaatacattcgactccttgagccatttgccgaagctacacggctacttgaaggtcgcggccgacacggccgacacggcgctatatgggaagttctagtaacgtttgagtggcttcttgaccagcttgaggctctcaaagaccgccttaaggatgtaaattacgaagatctagatgcgcctgaagatcatcttattacaaacgttaaccttgcgcattgtaagcttgctgagtactacgcaaaattcgataacgcgcctgtctactacactgctacaatactacacccgcactacaaacaccacctctcagcgctctggaaggtgcctgacacccatgtcactgcccgtgacggtgtccactatcgcgacggctggcttgacaataaccaccgggcattcctgcgtatgtggcaggggcggaaggactctgcagccacttcagctcacactgtaacgccgccgcgtaagaagccccggctagggatttcaacgtcgcgatcagcttttctacagtcgtcaattgagcaaagcacacggcagttagaggcaagccttgctgaggatgagtatgagatatggaagcggcaaccagcgttagctgaggaggattggctgtctcttaatccgcttctatactgggagtcagttgctgggcagttccctatactctcaaagttcgctattgacgtcctaacaataccagcagcagcggcagactgtgagcggactttcagcgagcttggcgacatgttaggcacccggagactccatatgaagccagagcttatttcagctttgcagagcttgaagagctggaagaggcttggtatacagccaacaactacctcagcttctgggctagcgcgcacactatcagaggaagaaatctcaaaagtacaggagcatttatctcagttcgacgtcaggtaactcagttcagtcagtccagtcagtccgcaggccgcggcgacgtcagttcagtcagtcagttttagtttaattgaaaagtcttggcagtcagtccagtccagttcagtgacctcaggacgtcagttcagtcagtccagagagctccggactgactgaactgactgatagcaactctgcgctcggctcgctcggattggctgaaacagggctgtcagctcgctcggcttgatgggctcagtcccgattaggaaagttatatagaaac is a window from the Pyrenophora tritici-repentis strain M4 chromosome 7, whole genome shotgun sequence genome containing:
- a CDS encoding TT-ORF1 domain containing protein — protein: MFVTFMMNQFGITVKVIETDNEIFSVKPEVARWCRTRGIVLEPSAPDTQAQNGGAERSGGVVKEKGRAMRLDAHLPWDQWPEIARTAVYLHNRTPKYQNRWRSPYEMFFTAIAFQNGVVTSPRKPNLSHLRAYGCKAFAMTDDTKRGKGRLQRFDPKAWIGYLVGYRSTNIFRIWVPSIGKVISTRDVVFDEEVVYSGEHKEVMDNLMHSTTEEIAAWIRTIELPLDQIPHGKNLELSTKMRPLLERRKMGGSSMMRREGRDDDTGGYGLQSEETAYGKQGLDTSYGEHGVQTGAQREHGLSAGVPREQCDAGGYGLQSEETAYGKQGLDTSYGEHGVQTGAQREHGLSAGVPREQCDAGGYGLQSEETAYGKQGLDTSYGKQGLASGILHPEHRMLKEPWAAQSATIN